From one Halothece sp. PCC 7418 genomic stretch:
- a CDS encoding F0F1 ATP synthase subunit B', producing the protein MTNWTILLAAEAVETTKEGGLFDFDLTLPLMAVQFLVLVALLNVLFYKPLTRVLDERAEYIRKNLNEAKENAKKSEELAQKFDEQLKDVRRESQEIIAQAQAEAQEQAAKNIAQAQQEVQAQREKATAEITAQKQEALQSLESQVDTLSRQILEKLVGADLVKR; encoded by the coding sequence ATGACAAACTGGACGATTTTATTGGCAGCCGAAGCGGTGGAAACCACAAAGGAAGGGGGACTGTTTGATTTTGACTTGACCTTACCTTTGATGGCGGTTCAATTCTTGGTTTTGGTCGCCCTCTTAAATGTCTTGTTCTACAAGCCTTTGACTCGCGTCTTAGATGAGCGTGCTGAGTATATTCGCAAAAACTTGAATGAAGCCAAGGAAAATGCGAAAAAATCAGAAGAACTCGCTCAAAAATTTGATGAACAATTAAAAGATGTTCGTCGTGAGTCTCAAGAGATTATTGCCCAAGCCCAAGCTGAGGCGCAAGAACAAGCAGCGAAAAATATTGCTCAAGCCCAACAAGAGGTGCAAGCCCAACGGGAAAAAGCAACTGCTGAAATTACAGCCCAAAAACAAGAGGCTCTCCAGTCCCTAGAATCCCAAGTGGATACCCTCTCTCGGCAAATTTTGGAAAAATTAGTGGGTGCTGATCTGGTTAAACGCTAG
- the atpH gene encoding ATP synthase F1 subunit delta, protein MRENTLMSAEIVEPYAEALMSLADSQNLVERFGNDAKELVSVLKESEELQQFLASPVIKIEDKKSVLRQITGEGLHHYMVNFLQLVIDKKRTAFLTGILEQFLALVRERTSTVLAEVTSVTELTQEQRDRVTEKVKAMTNANDVEIETTLDPNLIGGVVIKVGSQVLDASLRGQLRRIGLSLETAAS, encoded by the coding sequence ATGAGAGAAAATACTTTGATGAGTGCCGAAATTGTTGAGCCTTATGCTGAGGCGTTGATGTCTTTGGCAGATTCTCAAAACTTGGTGGAACGTTTTGGGAATGATGCAAAAGAGTTAGTCTCAGTGTTAAAAGAGTCAGAGGAATTACAACAGTTTCTGGCGAGTCCTGTGATTAAAATCGAAGATAAAAAATCCGTTTTACGTCAGATTACTGGCGAGGGATTACATCATTATATGGTGAATTTCTTGCAGTTGGTGATTGATAAGAAACGGACGGCGTTCTTAACGGGGATTTTAGAGCAGTTTTTGGCTTTGGTTCGGGAACGCACCTCTACGGTTCTCGCGGAAGTGACTTCGGTAACGGAGTTGACCCAAGAACAGCGCGATCGCGTGACAGAAAAGGTCAAAGCCATGACCAACGCCAATGACGTGGAAATTGAAACCACCCTCGACCCCAACTTAATTGGTGGAGTCGTGATTAAAGTGGGTTCGCAAGTTCTCGATGCTAGTCTGAGAGGACAACTGCGTCGCATTGGTTTAAGCCTCGAAACGGCAGCTTCATAA
- the atpE gene encoding ATP synthase F0 subunit C has product MDSLTAAASVIAAALAVGLAAIGPGLGQGNASGQALEGIARQPEAEGKIRGTLLLSLAFMEALTIYGLVVALVLLFANPFA; this is encoded by the coding sequence ATGGATTCTTTAACTGCTGCTGCTTCCGTTATCGCTGCTGCTCTCGCTGTTGGTTTAGCTGCAATTGGTCCTGGCTTAGGACAAGGTAATGCTTCTGGTCAGGCTTTAGAAGGAATTGCTCGTCAACCTGAAGCAGAAGGTAAAATTCGCGGGACATTACTCCTGTCTTTAGCGTTTATGGAAGCGTTAACCATTTATGGTCTGGTTGTAGCACTCGTATTATTGTTTGCTAACCCCTTCGCGTAA
- a CDS encoding F0F1 ATP synthase subunit B yields the protein MMGMFSYFLAEATEAAEEGFGLNFDILETNIINLAIIIAVLFFFGRKFLGSNLSARRSQIEEDITEAEKRAQKATADLKEAERKLAEAQKEVENIRKSAQESAQKAKERILAENAREVERIKEAAVQDLDAERERAVAEIKQYIARLALEKVESELTNQLDQSAQTKLIDRSLAQLGGGR from the coding sequence ATGATGGGGATGTTTTCTTACTTCCTCGCAGAAGCAACCGAAGCTGCAGAGGAAGGCTTTGGACTGAATTTTGATATTCTTGAGACCAATATTATTAACTTAGCGATTATTATCGCAGTTTTATTTTTCTTTGGTCGTAAATTTTTGGGAAGCAATCTCTCCGCCCGTCGGTCTCAAATTGAGGAAGATATTACCGAAGCGGAAAAACGAGCGCAAAAAGCAACCGCAGACTTAAAAGAAGCGGAACGCAAACTTGCTGAAGCCCAAAAAGAAGTGGAGAATATCCGTAAATCAGCCCAAGAAAGTGCACAAAAAGCAAAAGAGCGCATTCTAGCGGAAAATGCTAGAGAAGTGGAGCGGATCAAAGAGGCTGCGGTTCAAGATTTAGATGCAGAACGAGAACGCGCTGTTGCGGAGATTAAACAATATATTGCTCGTTTAGCTTTAGAAAAAGTTGAGTCTGAACTAACCAATCAATTGGATCAATCGGCGCAAACGAAGTTAATTGACCGCTCCCTAGCTCAATTAGGAGGTGGGAGATGA